In Lacinutrix sp. Bg11-31, the DNA window TAGAAGAGCTAACAGGAATCGATTTCTTTTCAGAATTAGAAGACCAAAAGGAAAATAGATTAGAGGCTTCTAGTAGTTATAAGAATTGGAGTTTTAATTAATAAAATATCTTTCATTCCTTGAAAAAGTGAATCTCATCAAATAAATATTAGAATCCTAACTTCTTTCTAAAACCTTTCCAGCGCTCTCGTCTAACAAACTCACCTTGCTCTTTGCTAACAAAAGGCTCAAAGTTATTTTTTCTAGCTTTTAAATATCCTGAAACAAAACTATTAAAAGTGCCAAAATCACTTCTTTTAAATGCGTTGTAAACACCTAAAATAAAAGTGAGTACAAATCCATATCGCATTTTATACATGGCTTCACCTTGCAATAGTTTAGCTTGTTTAGTATAATTTGCTCCAGTTGGTTTTAAGTGTTTTACTTTTAAATCATCATCAAGTAAAATGTCCCATTTGTAAAACTTAGCTAATATTTCATCAATAGTATCCCATCCTATGTCTTTTTTTAACATTCCAATATCTAAAAAGCATTTTTTAGTATAAGCTTTTAAAGCGCCTCGAATATGGTCTTTACCAGTAATTTTTTCTCTAATCCAAATGTTTTTTTGCTCTATATAGCAATAACCAGCAGCCATGCCAATCATTTTATTAGATTGAAAATGTTTTACTAATGTTTCGAGATAATTTTCAGGAAAAATTAAATCTGCATCAAACTTGCAAACAATATCATAGTTATCATCTAAAGTGTCAAAACCTTTATAGAAAGCATTAATAATTTTTGATCCAGGTAAATGTGAATTTGAAGATTCAATATTTACTATTGAAATATAATGGTGTTGTTTTATAAATTTTGTTACAATAGCTTGAGTGTCGTCAGTAGAATTATCATTTACCACCACAACAGACTTTGGTTGTAAAGTTTGTGAGACTAGTGATTCTAGAGTTTTAGCGATAAAATCTGCTTCGTTATGAGCTGGTATGACGATATAGAAATTCAAATAATAAATTTAAAAAATGAATTTAACCAAAAATAGCTTGTTTAATACCTTTCCAACGTAGTTTTCTAATGAATTTACCTTCAGCCTCCGAAACTATAAATTCTTTTTCATTACGTTTTGCTTTAAAATAGCCTTTTAAATCATTGACTAATATTGAAAAATCACGATTGTTTATGCTCTTTTTTAAAGTAGCAATTAAGCTAATTAAAACGCCATATCTCATCTTATAAAAAGCTTCGCCTTGAAGCAAAGCACTCTTTTTTGAGTATGAGTTTCCTGTAGGTTTTAAGTGTTTAACTTGTAAAGCTTGGTCTGTTTTCACAGTCCACCCATAATATTGTGCTAATAAAATATCGACAGTATCCCAGCCAATACTTTTCTTTAAGCCACTAATGTCTTGAAAGCATTCCTTTCTATAGGCTTTAAAAGGACCACGAACATGGTTTTTAGATGCTACAGTTTCGTAAATCCATTCTCCATTTTTTTCTATGTAAGCCAAACCTCCAGCAATACCAGTTTTTTTGTTAGATTGAAAAAGGGCAACAATAGATTCTAAATAATTTTTAGGAAGCATAATATCTGCATCAAATTTGCAGATTATATCATAGTTGTCATCTAGTGTTTCAAAACCTTTGTAAAAGGCATTAATTACTTTACTTCCAGGAATATGTTCTATTGAAGATTTAATTGAAACACTTTGTAACCAATTGTTTTCTGCTGAAAATTTATCGATTATAATTTGAGTATTATCTGTGGAATTATCATTTACAACCACTACTTTCTTTGGTAAAAGCGTTTGGTTAGCTAGAGATTCTAGCATTAATGCAATGCAATCTTCTTCGTTATGAGCAGGAATGATAAT includes these proteins:
- a CDS encoding glycosyltransferase family 2 protein, with the protein product MNIYIIIPAHNEEDCIALMLESLANQTLLPKKVVVVNDNSTDNTQIIIDKFSAENNWLQSVSIKSSIEHIPGSKVINAFYKGFETLDDNYDIICKFDADIMLPKNYLESIVALFQSNKKTGIAGGLAYIEKNGEWIYETVASKNHVRGPFKAYRKECFQDISGLKKSIGWDTVDILLAQYYGWTVKTDQALQVKHLKPTGNSYSKKSALLQGEAFYKMRYGVLISLIATLKKSINNRDFSILVNDLKGYFKAKRNEKEFIVSEAEGKFIRKLRWKGIKQAIFG
- a CDS encoding glycosyltransferase family 2 protein, with protein sequence MNFYIVIPAHNEADFIAKTLESLVSQTLQPKSVVVVNDNSTDDTQAIVTKFIKQHHYISIVNIESSNSHLPGSKIINAFYKGFDTLDDNYDIVCKFDADLIFPENYLETLVKHFQSNKMIGMAAGYCYIEQKNIWIREKITGKDHIRGALKAYTKKCFLDIGMLKKDIGWDTIDEILAKFYKWDILLDDDLKVKHLKPTGANYTKQAKLLQGEAMYKMRYGFVLTFILGVYNAFKRSDFGTFNSFVSGYLKARKNNFEPFVSKEQGEFVRRERWKGFRKKLGF